The genomic DNA GTGGAAGGCCTCCTGGATGCGCCGGGGATTGTCGCCGACGGTCTGCTTGAAGAACAGGTCGATGCCGAGCCCGGCCAGGGCCTGCGCGATGAAGGCCGCGTTGGTATCGACGATCTGCCCCAGGAGGAGCTCGGTTCCGACGGAAATGATCTCAGCCCGCATCGTCAGGGCGCGTCGGGGGCTTTGAAGGTCTGCTCCCACACCTGCCGCCGCGGCGGAGGCAGGAAGGGCCGGCCGTTGACCCGGACCTGCACGGCCGGAGCGTTGCCGACCCGGACGGTCAGTTGCCGCCTGGCGTGCCAGCGCCGGACATCGCCTTCCCGGATGATCCCCTGGAAGAGCCGCTCACCGTCGGCCGCGACGCGGATCCACGACTCGCCGGTCGCCGTCACCTCGACGGTGACCCCTGCCGCCGGTTCCGAGGGCGACGGCCGTTCCGCTCCCGGTTCGGGTCCAGGTTCGGGCCCCGGCGGCGGCTCCGGAACGCTGGGAGGAGCCGGCGCCGGTTCCGGCGGAGGCTCGACCGTCGGCGCGGACGGCGCGACCTCGGGAGGCACCGGCCGGTTGAACTCTCGCAGCTGGATGTAACCGACGATGCCGACGACGAGCGCTCCGGCTGCGACGACGAGCGCGACGCGGGCGGCCGCGCGGCGCAGTCGGGAGCGCGGCGCGGCCGGCCGGATCGGGACCTCCACGCCGGCCGGGCCGACGATCGGCGGGAGTTCGGCATCCAGCGGGTAGGCCTCCAGCAGCCGGTCGGGATCGAGGCCCAGCGCGGCCGCGTACGTCCGCAGGAACCCCTTCACGTAGGCGCGGCCGGGCAGACGGTCGAACCGCTCTTCCTCCAACGCCTGCAGGTAGGCGGCGCGGATATAGGTCTGCCGTTCGAGGGCCTCCAGCGCCAGCC from Armatimonadota bacterium includes the following:
- a CDS encoding DUF4115 domain-containing protein, with protein sequence MDHLGIGERLRNAREARGLALEALERQTYIRAAYLQALEEERFDRLPGRAYVKGFLRTYAAALGLDPDRLLEAYPLDAELPPIVGPAGVEVPIRPAAPRSRLRRAAARVALVVAAGALVVGIVGYIQLREFNRPVPPEVAPSAPTVEPPPEPAPAPPSVPEPPPGPEPGPEPGAERPSPSEPAAGVTVEVTATGESWIRVAADGERLFQGIIREGDVRRWHARRQLTVRVGNAPAVQVRVNGRPFLPPPRRQVWEQTFKAPDAP